The genomic DNA GTGCACCGTGGGTTGGTGACCTCCACCCGTGGCCCGAAGGGCGGTTTCGCGCTCGCCGAAGGCAGCGACAAGGTGCCCATGGTCGAGGTTTACGAGATGATTGAGGGGCCACTGGCACCCGAGAAGTGCTTCCTTGGTCACGACGTGTGTCCCCGGGGCGAGTGCATGTTCGGGGGACTGATCGAGACAGTCAACATGATGGCCAGACAACACCTTGAGCGAACGACGGTGGGCGACTTCGCCAAGGACAAGGATAGGGAGTAGAGCAGATGAATGCGGCAGTGAGAGCGACTACGGCTGCGCGAGAGGGGATGGAAGCCCACGCGGGGTTGAACGGCGCTGGAGGAGCACCGTGGTGGACGGCGGCCGGGCTGGCAGTCGCCGACCGCGGCGGGAACGGAGCCGGCAGGAATGCAGCATGGCGCCCGGGTTGGCCGGGGGCGTCGGATAACGCGGACGACGAGCAAGAGGAGGCCGAGCGACACGTTCAGTTCGAGCGCGAGGCGCTCGTGCACCTCGATCTGCTCTACAACAGCGCGATGCAGATGACCCACAACGCGGCCGACGCTCAGGACCTTGTCCAGGACACGTTTGTCAAGGCGTACCGCTTCTTCGACAAGTACAAGGCCGGCACCAACTGCAAGGCGTGGCTGTTCCGGATCATGAAGAACACCTTCATCAACTCGTTCCGGAAGCGGTCGCGCCAGCCTGTGCGCGTTGACTTCAACGATGTCGAGCCGATTCTGAAAGCCAAACAGCCGGTCGATGAGCACGCGGACCGCTCGCTGCCCGTGATGCACCGGTTCGACGAGGTTGTGGACGACGACATCAAGCGCGCGCTGGATCAGCTCCCGTTCGAGTTCCGGATGGCCACGGTGCTCTGCGACATCGAGGGGCTGAGCTATCAGGAGATTGCCGAGATCATGGACTGCCCGATTGGCACGGTGCGCTCGAGGCTATCGCGCGCGCGGCGTTTCCTCCAGCGCCGCCTCAACGGGTTTGCCGTCGAGCACGGGATCATCAAGTCAGAAGACGGGGACGAGTAGGGGCCAAACGCCTGTCGGGGCGCACGCTCGGGAATGAAAGAGGGAAGGTCCATGGGCCGATTGAGGAAGATCGTTAGGATCGATCGTGACAAGTGCGACGGCTGCGGCCTGTGCGTGATGGCATGTGCCGAAGGTGCGTTGCAGATCGTTGACGGCAAGGCGCAGCTCGTCGGCGAGGTCTACTGCGACGGTCTTGGCGCCTGCCTGGGCGAGTGTCCACAAGGCGCAATCACCGTCGAGGAACGTGAGGCCGAGGCGTTCAACGAGGCGGCCGTTCAGGAGCATCTCGAGGCCCATCGTCCGTACCCGATGCCTTCGCCGCAGCCGGCGCCGGTCCCGTCCTTCGGCGGCTGTCCCGGCGCCATGGCGCGCACGATCAAACGCGAGGCACCCGCAGCAAGCTCACGAAGCGGCGTCGGAGCGCCCTCCCAGTCAGCGCTTGCCAATTGGCCCGTGCAGCTCCATCTTGTGCCTGTGCAGGCGCCGTATCTTCGGGGGGCGCGGCTGCTCATTGCGGCCGATTGCGTTCCGGTTGCGTTGGCCGACTTCCATCGCGAGCTGCTCGACGGACGCACCTTGGTCATCGGATGTCCGAAGCTCGACGACGTCGAGGCGTATGCCGGCAAGCTGGCGGAGCTGTTCCGCCTCAACGATGTCGCCTCGATTGACGTGGCTTACATGGAGGTGCCGTGCTGCTCTGGGCTCGTGCGCCTCGTGCGCGCGGCGCTGGCAGGCTCGGGCAAAGAGACGCCGCTTCACCTCATCAAGATCGGCATCGGCGGTGACGTGCTCGAACGCACGTCAGCAGTTGCGCCACGTGCTTGATCAGCGTAGGCTGCAGTATCACATTGGATTTCCGAGAGCGGAGGTATGGCTATGTTCTGCTATCAGTGCGAGCAAACGGCGAAGGGAAGCGGATGCACGACGCAGGGCGTTTGCGGCAAGGGCCCCGAGGCCGCCGCGCTTCAGGATGTGCTTGTGCACGTCGCGAAGGGCATCAGCGTCTACGCCCACCGCGCCCGTGCGCTCGGGGCGCACGACAAGGCGATTGACGTGTTCATTGTCGAGGCGCTCTTCACGACCGTAACGAACGTCAACTTCGATCCGGAGCGCCTGTGGAGCCTCATCACCGAGGCGGTTACCATGCGCGAACGCGCCAGGCGTCTTTACGAGGACGCGTGCACGAAGGCGGGCAAGAAGGCGGAGACGCTCAGCGGCCCGGCGACATGGATGCCGGTGGACACGCTGCCAGGACTTCTCGCACAAGGTAACGAGGTCGGCATCGAGCAACGCCGTGCGCGCCACGGCGAGGACGTCGCCGGGCTGCAGGAGCTTATCCTTTACGGGCTCAAGGGCACGGCGGCCTACGCCGACCACGTGCAGATCCTCGGCAAGGAAGATGACGCCGTCTATGCCTTCTTCCACGAGGCGCTCGATTTCCTCGCCGCCGAGCCGGCGGATGCCGATGCGCTCACGGCGATGGCGCTCAAGGTCGGCGAGGTCAACCTCCGCGTCATGGCGCTCCTCGACGCGGCGAACACGGGTGCGTACGGCGATCCTGTGCCCACGGCGGTGCGCATCGAGCCTCTCAAGGGCAAGGCGATCCTCGTTTCGGGTCACGACCTCAAGGACCTCGACGAGTTGCTCAAGCAGACCGAGGGCAAGGGCATCAACATCTACACGCACG from Verrucomicrobiota bacterium includes the following:
- a CDS encoding 4Fe-4S binding protein codes for the protein MGRLRKIVRIDRDKCDGCGLCVMACAEGALQIVDGKAQLVGEVYCDGLGACLGECPQGAITVEEREAEAFNEAAVQEHLEAHRPYPMPSPQPAPVPSFGGCPGAMARTIKREAPAASSRSGVGAPSQSALANWPVQLHLVPVQAPYLRGARLLIAADCVPVALADFHRELLDGRTLVIGCPKLDDVEAYAGKLAELFRLNDVASIDVAYMEVPCCSGLVRLVRAALAGSGKETPLHLIKIGIGGDVLERTSAVAPRA
- a CDS encoding Rrf2 family transcriptional regulator, which translates into the protein MAMTIRMSEAASLALHAVRVLAEVNNGRRLTTREIATTLSVSEAHLSKVLQRLVHRGLVTSTRGPKGGFALAEGSDKVPMVEVYEMIEGPLAPEKCFLGHDVCPRGECMFGGLIETVNMMARQHLERTTVGDFAKDKDRE
- a CDS encoding sigma-70 family RNA polymerase sigma factor, producing MNAAVRATTAAREGMEAHAGLNGAGGAPWWTAAGLAVADRGGNGAGRNAAWRPGWPGASDNADDEQEEAERHVQFEREALVHLDLLYNSAMQMTHNAADAQDLVQDTFVKAYRFFDKYKAGTNCKAWLFRIMKNTFINSFRKRSRQPVRVDFNDVEPILKAKQPVDEHADRSLPVMHRFDEVVDDDIKRALDQLPFEFRMATVLCDIEGLSYQEIAEIMDCPIGTVRSRLSRARRFLQRRLNGFAVEHGIIKSEDGDE